The following proteins come from a genomic window of Micromonospora echinofusca:
- a CDS encoding COG1361 family protein: MTVLVTAGAPASAAQPGPAVAGRPPALAEPQVPEADVPAVGPARRPGTPSARPDPSAPSTTVGVRLLDAPVERRDDTRAHKYVVDHVRPGTTIKRRIVVQNSSEIRRKVALYAAAADVTKKGFVLAPDRTENELSSWIDVEPPEEVLAPDEEAEVLVTITVPRRAEAGERYAVIWAEVAGVDDGQTVRNVGRAGIRVYLSVGPGGEPPSGFEIGPLTGKREKDGTPVLTAEVRNTGRRALDLAGDLRLTEGPGGLSAGPVKVEAGTLALDGTTTVRVVLDRRLPDGPWAAKLDLASGWTKRSATGRVSFGPVPVAATSAVDRSGQVLTGGLATSGLVLVSFAVYAYRRRVRQPVATA; the protein is encoded by the coding sequence GTGACCGTCCTGGTCACGGCCGGGGCGCCGGCGTCGGCCGCGCAGCCCGGACCGGCGGTCGCCGGCCGCCCGCCGGCACTCGCCGAGCCGCAGGTCCCCGAGGCGGACGTCCCGGCGGTCGGGCCGGCGAGGCGCCCCGGCACGCCCTCGGCGCGGCCGGACCCGAGCGCCCCGTCGACCACGGTCGGGGTACGCCTGCTCGACGCGCCCGTCGAGCGTCGCGACGACACCCGGGCGCACAAGTACGTCGTGGACCACGTCCGCCCCGGCACGACGATCAAGCGGCGGATCGTGGTGCAGAACAGTTCGGAGATCCGTCGGAAGGTCGCCCTCTACGCAGCCGCCGCCGACGTCACGAAGAAGGGGTTCGTCCTCGCCCCGGACCGCACCGAGAACGAGCTGAGCAGCTGGATCGACGTGGAGCCGCCCGAGGAGGTGCTGGCCCCGGACGAGGAGGCGGAGGTACTGGTCACCATCACCGTGCCGCGCCGGGCCGAGGCCGGCGAGCGGTACGCGGTGATCTGGGCCGAGGTCGCCGGTGTCGACGACGGGCAGACCGTACGCAACGTCGGCCGGGCCGGGATCCGGGTCTACCTCTCCGTCGGGCCGGGGGGTGAGCCGCCCTCCGGCTTCGAGATCGGCCCGCTCACCGGCAAGCGGGAGAAGGACGGCACCCCCGTGCTCACCGCCGAGGTGCGCAACACCGGCAGGCGGGCGCTCGACCTGGCCGGCGACCTGCGGCTCACCGAGGGGCCGGGCGGGCTCTCGGCCGGGCCGGTGAAGGTGGAGGCGGGCACGCTCGCGCTGGACGGCACGACCACCGTACGGGTCGTCCTGGACCGCCGGCTCCCGGACGGACCGTGGGCGGCGAAGCTCGATCTGGCCAGCGGCTGGACGAAGCGCTCCGCCACCGGCCGGGTCAGTTTCGGGCCCGTACCGGTGGCGGCCACCAGCGCTGTCGACCGCTCCGGCCAGGTGCTCACCGGCGGGCTGGCCACCTCGGGGCTGGTCCTGGTGTCGTTCGCGGTGTACGCGTACCGGCGCCGGGTCCGGCAGCCGGTGGCGACCGCCTGA